In one window of Prevotella fusca JCM 17724 DNA:
- the lpxD gene encoding UDP-3-O-(3-hydroxymyristoyl)glucosamine N-acyltransferase, whose translation MEFSAKQISQFIQGRVEGDENVTINTFAKIEEGKKGAISFLANPKYTHYLYETESSIVLVDEDIQLEKDAKPTLIRVKNARDCVAKLLQLYESMKPKRQGIDSLAFVSSKATIGKDVYIGAFAYIGDGVTLGDGCQVYPHATIMDGAQLGTNCIVYPNASIYHGCRIGNNVILHSGCVVGADGFGFAPNPETNSYDKIPQIGIVTIEDNVEIGANTCIDRSTMGSTYLRKGVKLDNLVQIAHNNDIGENTVMSAQVGIAGSTKVGQWCMFGGQVGIAGHITIGDKVFLGAQSGVPGSLKSNQQLIGTPPMEQRPYFKSQAIFQRLPEMYKQLNALQKEIEELKKNK comes from the coding sequence ATGGAATTCTCTGCGAAACAAATCTCGCAATTCATACAAGGTCGTGTTGAAGGTGATGAGAACGTTACCATTAACACTTTCGCCAAAATCGAAGAAGGTAAGAAAGGAGCTATCTCCTTCCTTGCAAACCCAAAATATACACATTATCTATACGAAACCGAATCTTCAATCGTCCTTGTAGATGAGGACATCCAGCTGGAAAAGGATGCGAAGCCTACCCTTATCCGCGTCAAGAATGCAAGAGACTGCGTGGCAAAGCTGCTGCAGCTCTATGAAAGCATGAAGCCGAAAAGACAGGGTATTGACTCACTTGCATTCGTATCATCCAAAGCTACAATCGGCAAGGATGTCTATATCGGTGCATTTGCATATATCGGTGACGGAGTTACATTGGGTGACGGCTGCCAGGTCTATCCCCATGCAACAATCATGGACGGCGCACAGTTGGGAACCAACTGTATCGTCTACCCTAATGCCAGCATCTATCATGGCTGCAGGATTGGCAATAATGTCATCCTTCATTCGGGCTGTGTTGTCGGTGCTGACGGCTTCGGCTTTGCACCAAACCCAGAGACTAACAGCTATGACAAGATACCACAGATTGGCATCGTTACCATTGAGGACAACGTAGAAATTGGTGCCAACACCTGCATTGACCGTTCAACAATGGGCAGCACATACCTTCGTAAGGGTGTGAAACTCGACAACCTCGTACAGATTGCGCATAACAACGACATCGGCGAGAACACTGTCATGTCAGCACAGGTGGGCATTGCCGGCTCAACCAAGGTGGGACAGTGGTGCATGTTCGGCGGCCAGGTCGGTATTGCCGGACATATAACCATCGGTGACAAGGTATTCCTCGGCGCACAGTCAGGTGTGCCTGGCAGTCTGAAGAGCAACCAGCAGCTCATCGGTACTCCACCGATGGAACAGCGGCCTTACTTCAAGTCACAGGCTATTTTCCAGCGTCTGCCCGAGATGTACAAGCAGTTGAACGCATTGCAGAAAGAAATTGAAGAATTGAAAAAGAACAAATAA